From one Mytilus edulis chromosome 1, xbMytEdul2.2, whole genome shotgun sequence genomic stretch:
- the LOC139517266 gene encoding AP-1 complex subunit mu-1 isoform X1 produces MSASAVYILDVKGKVLICRNYRGDIDMSCIDKFMSLVMDREEEGHMTPIIQHGNVTFVYIKYNNLYLVATTLKNCNIALVFSFLHKLVQIMIEYFKEIEEESIRDNFVLIYELLDEVMDFGFPQTTDSKILQEYITQDGHKLEVAPRPPMAVTNAVSWRSEKIKYRKNEVFLDVIESVNLLVSANGNVLRSEIVGAIKMRVYLSGMPELRLGLNDKVLFESTGSKYKGGKSKSVELEDVKFHQCVRLSRFENDRTISFIPPDGEFELMSYRLNTHVKPLIWVESVIERHAHSRVEYMIKAKSQFKRRSTANNVEIIIPVPTDADTPKFKTTVGNCKYAPDLNSVIWTIKSFPGGKEYLMRAHFNLPSVLAEDSEGKPPIHVKFEIPYFTVSGIQVRYLKIIEKSGYQALPWVRYITQNGDYQLRTQ; encoded by the exons gTATTAATATGTCGGAATTATCGAGGCGACATAGATATGTCTTGTATAGACAAGTTCATGTCATTAGTGATGGACAGAGAAGAAGAAGGCCATATGACACCAATCATTCAACATGGAAACGTAACCTTTGTTTATATTAAATACAATAACCTGTACTTGGTGGCTACTACTCTCAAGAACTGTAACATTGCTTTGGTCTTCTCATTCCTACACAAGCTAGTCCAG ATTATGATTGAATACTTTAAAGAAATAGAAGAAGAAAGTATCAGAGACAACTTTGTCCTAATTTATGAACTTTTGGATGAGGTGATGGACTTTGGATTCCCACAAACCACAGATAGTAAAATTTTACAAGA GTATATTACTCAAGATGGACATAAGTTAGAGGTTGCTCCTCGTCCTCCTATGGCTGTCACTAATGCTGTATCATGGAGATCAGAAAAGATTAAATATAGAAAGAATGAAGTATTCTTAGATGTTATAGAATCTGTTAATTTATTG GTTAGTGCTAATGGTAATGTTTTAAGAAGTGAGATTGTAGGGGCTATTAAGATGAGGGTATATTTATCTGGAATGCCTGAGTTAAGACTAGGACTAAATGATAAAGTCTTATTTGAAAGCACTGGAAGTAAGTACAAAG GAGGAAAGAGTAAATCAGTAGAATTAGAAGATGTTAAGTTCCACCAGTGTGTGAGATTATCTAGATTTGAGAATGATAGAACAATATCCTTTATACCACCTGATGGAGAATTTGAACTGATGTCTTACAGGCTAAATACACAT GTAAAACCATTAATATGGGTGGAGTCAGTTATAGAAAGACACGCCCACAGTAGGGTGGAATATATGATCAAG GCTAAAAGTCAGTTTAAAAGACGATCAACAGCCAACAATGTAGAAATAATCATTCCAGTTCCAACAGATGCTGACACACCAAAGTTTAAAACAACAGTCGGTAACTGTAAATATGCACCAGACTTGAATTCTGTCATCTGGACAATTAAATCATTCCCA GGAGGAAAAGAGTATTTGATGAGAGCACACTTCAATTTACCAAGTGTACTAGCAGAAGACTCTGAGGGCAAACCTCCAATTCATGTCAAGTTTGAGATTCCATACTTCACTGTATCTGGTATACAG GTTAGGTATTTAAAGATTATAGAAAAAAGTGGATACCAGGCATTACCATGGGTTAGATATATTACACAGAATGGTGACTACCAACTCCGTACACAGTGA
- the LOC139517266 gene encoding AP-1 complex subunit mu-1 isoform X2: MSASAVYILDVKGKVLICRNYRGDIDMSCIDKFMSLVMDREEEGHMTPIIQHGNVTFVYIKYNNLYLVATTLKNCNIALVFSFLHKLVQIMIEYFKEIEEESIRDNFVLIYELLDEVMDFGFPQTTDSKILQEYITQDGHKLEVAPRPPMAVTNAVSWRSEKIKYRKNEVFLDVIESVNLLVSANGNVLRSEIVGAIKMRVYLSGMPELRLGLNDKVLFESTGRGKSKSVELEDVKFHQCVRLSRFENDRTISFIPPDGEFELMSYRLNTHVKPLIWVESVIERHAHSRVEYMIKAKSQFKRRSTANNVEIIIPVPTDADTPKFKTTVGNCKYAPDLNSVIWTIKSFPGGKEYLMRAHFNLPSVLAEDSEGKPPIHVKFEIPYFTVSGIQVRYLKIIEKSGYQALPWVRYITQNGDYQLRTQ; this comes from the exons gTATTAATATGTCGGAATTATCGAGGCGACATAGATATGTCTTGTATAGACAAGTTCATGTCATTAGTGATGGACAGAGAAGAAGAAGGCCATATGACACCAATCATTCAACATGGAAACGTAACCTTTGTTTATATTAAATACAATAACCTGTACTTGGTGGCTACTACTCTCAAGAACTGTAACATTGCTTTGGTCTTCTCATTCCTACACAAGCTAGTCCAG ATTATGATTGAATACTTTAAAGAAATAGAAGAAGAAAGTATCAGAGACAACTTTGTCCTAATTTATGAACTTTTGGATGAGGTGATGGACTTTGGATTCCCACAAACCACAGATAGTAAAATTTTACAAGA GTATATTACTCAAGATGGACATAAGTTAGAGGTTGCTCCTCGTCCTCCTATGGCTGTCACTAATGCTGTATCATGGAGATCAGAAAAGATTAAATATAGAAAGAATGAAGTATTCTTAGATGTTATAGAATCTGTTAATTTATTG GTTAGTGCTAATGGTAATGTTTTAAGAAGTGAGATTGTAGGGGCTATTAAGATGAGGGTATATTTATCTGGAATGCCTGAGTTAAGACTAGGACTAAATGATAAAGTCTTATTTGAAAGCACTGGAA GAGGAAAGAGTAAATCAGTAGAATTAGAAGATGTTAAGTTCCACCAGTGTGTGAGATTATCTAGATTTGAGAATGATAGAACAATATCCTTTATACCACCTGATGGAGAATTTGAACTGATGTCTTACAGGCTAAATACACAT GTAAAACCATTAATATGGGTGGAGTCAGTTATAGAAAGACACGCCCACAGTAGGGTGGAATATATGATCAAG GCTAAAAGTCAGTTTAAAAGACGATCAACAGCCAACAATGTAGAAATAATCATTCCAGTTCCAACAGATGCTGACACACCAAAGTTTAAAACAACAGTCGGTAACTGTAAATATGCACCAGACTTGAATTCTGTCATCTGGACAATTAAATCATTCCCA GGAGGAAAAGAGTATTTGATGAGAGCACACTTCAATTTACCAAGTGTACTAGCAGAAGACTCTGAGGGCAAACCTCCAATTCATGTCAAGTTTGAGATTCCATACTTCACTGTATCTGGTATACAG GTTAGGTATTTAAAGATTATAGAAAAAAGTGGATACCAGGCATTACCATGGGTTAGATATATTACACAGAATGGTGACTACCAACTCCGTACACAGTGA